The Cyprinus carpio isolate SPL01 chromosome A5, ASM1834038v1, whole genome shotgun sequence genome has a segment encoding these proteins:
- the LOC109065212 gene encoding transcriptional activator protein Pur-beta-like gives MADGDSGSERGGGGSGFQRDQDTQELASKRLDIQNKRFYLDVKQNSKGRFIKIAEVGAGGSKSRLTLSMSVAAEFRDYLGDFIEHYAQLGPSTPEQIAQSSSGEDGGPRRALKSEYLVRENRKYYLDLKENQRGRFLRIRQTVNRGGFGVPGGGGIQSGQTIALPAGFGVGGGVPGGGMQSGQTIALQDLARGGGGAGHAELPEGSSITVDSKRFFFDVGSNKYGVFLRVSEVKPSYRNSITIPFKAWSKFGGAFCRYAEEMKEIQERHRDKAFERRTGEESEGDEVDDD, from the coding sequence ATGGCGGATGGGGATAGCGGGAGCGAGCGCGGCGGCGGAGGAAGCGGGTTCCAGCGGGACCAGGACACTCAAGAGCTGGCGTCCAAACGCCTCGACATCCAAAACAAGCGCTTCTATCTGGACGTCAAGCAGAACTCGAAGGGCAGGTTCATCAAGATCGCCGAGGTCGGCGCTGGGGGCTCCAAAAGTCGCTTGACACTTTCCATGTCAGTCGCGGCGGAGTTTCGGGACTACCTGGGGGATTTCATTGAGCACTACGCCCAGCTCGGACCCAGCACCCCGGAGCAGATCGCTCAGTCCTCCAGCGGCGAGGACGGCGGGCCTAGACGGGCCTTGAAGAGCGAGTATCTCGTGAGGGAAAACCGTAAATACTACCTCGATCTGAAGGAGAACCAGCGCGGGAGATTCCTGCGGATCCGGCAGACCGTTAACCGCGGCGGGTTCGGTGTCCCCGGCGGCGGAGGGATTCAGTCCGGGCAGACGATCGCTCTTCCCGCGGGGTTTGGCGTCGGAGGAGGTGTGCCCGGGGGTGGCATGCAATCCGGGCAAACCATTGCCCTTCAGGATCTGGCCCGCGGCGGCGGAGGGGCGGGTCACGCGGAGTTACCCGAGGGCTCGTCGATAACGGTGGACTCCAAGCGGTTCTTCTTTGACGTGGGCTCCAACAAGTACGGCGTGTTTCTGCGTGTGAGCGAGGTGAAGCCCAGTTACAGGAACTCTATCACGATACCCTTCAAAGCGTGGAGCAAGTTCGGCGGAGCGTTCTGCCGCTACGCCGAGGAGATGAAGGAGATCCAGGAGCGGCACAGAGATAAAGCGTTCGAGCGGAGAACCGGAGAGGAGTCTGAGGGCGACGAGGTGGACGACGACTGA